In Pseudorasbora parva isolate DD20220531a chromosome 1, ASM2467924v1, whole genome shotgun sequence, the DNA window GAAAAGAAGCCCACATGGGTGTGTCCTGTCTGTGACAAAAAAGCACCCTATGAACATCTCATCATTGATGGGTATGCACAACAATTATAGTGTGCCTATGTGCCTAAGCAGTGGAGGATTCCTGAAATCACTCGTTCTCTCCTCTCTCTTTTttcccaaaaatatttttatgttcaTCCTTAGGTTGTTTATGGAGATTCTGAACAGCTGTTTAGATTGTGATGAAATCCAGTTCAAGGAAGATGGCAGCTGGGCCCCCATGAGGTCGAAAAAGGAAGTGCAGGAAGTGTCTGCTTCATACAATGGTATTGATAGTAAGTTTCAGTCACTGCAGATCATTTCTCTGAGGAACTGCTGCAGGAGGCATTTTGGGTGCATTcttgaaaatgtaaatttggTCAAAAGCATTTCAAATTATAGTTGATTATACCCTAATTCATCACTGGTCAATTTGCACAGTATTGTATTTGGTGAGTGAAGTAAGAAAAGAATTTCAGCATTTTTAAGCTAGaatgtattaaattgatcaaaagtgatcataaagacttttacatttttgcaaataatttatatttcaaataaatgctgttcttttgaactttttattcatcagtgaaatcacaaaaaatatatatcatatttatacaaatatattaagcagcacaccagatttcaacactgataataataatgatgataataataataattataataataataagaagaaaaataaacatttattgagtacaaatcatcatattagaatgatttctgaaggatcacatgacactgaagactggattaataatgctgaaaattcagctttgacatcacaggaataaattactgttttaaaatgtattaaaattattaGAAAAGTCTttcatttgtaataatatttcacaatattactcttttactgtacttttgatcaactaaatgcagccttgggAGACTTCatttagaaatatttaaaaaaatcttacccaCCTCAAAGTTTTCAACAATAGTATTGTTttaagttagcctgacaagccagacccacatcaagatgtttggtctgggaactcaccattgacagctcaatgcAAGAGAcgagataaacggttgtctttcaaattacCTCTGCAATttgatagcgctacaaccaaccagagaaacgaagaaggtgaagcggagctagttgaaagattaaagtTTAGTCGTATCCGGTCGgtaaaactcagaacacatcttcccttctaaTGAtatcagtgctgttcttttctcagagaaaagcttaactccaagtcttccggagtcgCGACCAAAGccaattcgaaagaccgccgttcgccagcttctttaaAGATTAAAAATAGCACAagactctgccgtcattatgttaagcccgcccaccggctctatacacgatgtgattggcctgaccagagtttggtttttccagctcacaagTCTTCGGAGAGTTGTTAGACGACACTCACTGCAAATTAGATCTGTTGCCGCTAAGgtaacaaaaaacataaaaaacatacaCCCTGTAAACAGTTTTGTTTACAACCCCTCTGTGTGTAACCAGGTGGGTGTCGTACACTGTCGGAGCAAAACTCTCAAACAAATGGCAACAGTGGAGGCAACAGAAAAAAAGTGGAGGTGATTGATTTGACTCTTGACAGCTCATCtgaagaagaggaagatgaagaaCCCCCTCAGAAAAAAAGCTGTCCCTCGCTGTCCAGCATCTCCCCCCAGATGGATAATGGGTAACTCTTTGAATATGCACAAAAATTGAGGGCCACTTTTTTTCTCTGGCTAACTTGTTTGCTGGCGTGTGTTCACAGGGTGCTAAATCTCCACAGACAAACATCTCCTTTAAGCCGAACTCCCAGCATGCCTCAGGTGGACACCAGTTACATTCCTCCACCTCCTCCCCTTATTCAGGACTACCGCCACTACTACTCTACGCCCACTGACCTGTCAGGTacaacacacaaacatcattagagGGAATGTTTAATGTGGGAAATGTGCTCATTTAAACTTCGATGTGTCTGTTACCTCTTACAGAGCTCAACTTTTTCCCTTTTCTACAAGGGGAGAATCATCAGGTAACAAAATCCAAACATTTATTAGCCCACTGTGATTGGCTATTAAACCAGAAGCTGCTAATCTAGTGACCgttttttcccctctttataTCTCCAGCACTACAACATGGTAATGGCAGCGGCTGCATCTGCATCAGAAGATCACGACCTCCTCCTGAGTCGTTTCCTCCCGTACGGGTCGTCTCAGCTCTTCCTGGACCCTCCCTCCACCCCTGTAAGCAGCAACCTCCCTCCCATTAACGTCAATGGCAGCAGCACCGGCAGCAGCCTGGTGTCCTCCAGCAGCCTACGGGAAAGCCTCGGACATCCCCCCGCCCCGCGTCCCAACTCCGAATCTGCCCCTATGTCTGCCATTTACGGACCCGTCCCAGACGTCATCTCGTTAGACTGACCCAGGACCGAACCCTTTGCACGGGAAACTGACTGAAGAGACTTCCAAACATTGGGAAGAAAACGGGACACGCAGGATGACTGAAGGGTGTTTTTGTAAACGATGATAATCGTTGCCGTGTACAgagaacaaatatattttttgttttacttttgtATATACTTATCTATCTAGCTATCTAATGTATATGTAAACTTGAAAGAGTTTTCTCCCAACACGGCTTGCTAAGTTACTTTGGGTTTTAGCTCCTTAGAAACTGACGCTATTTTTCCCTTCACAGCTTCGGCTCAACCCCTTTAACATAATATGAACACTTTTTATATCCTTTCCCCATCATATTCTGTGATTGTCTATATTTTGTCTGATTCCACAGTGCACAATAGCTGTGATCGGGCTGTCTGCCCTGGACCCTTGGTTCTTTTCTCTTCCCAGCAAAACTTGACATGTCTTTGCCAATCGCGTTTCCCGTATACATGcagaattattttatataatgctttaaagggatagttcacccaaaaataacactttacatGTAATTTTCTTGTCATCAAATGAAGATATTCacagttttttttcctctcCATACATTGAAAGTAAGTGGGCTCCAGTGTTGTTTTTGACCCCATAGAAACATTCTTAAAGATATATTTTGCGTTCTACTAAAGAAAGAACGTCATACTGGtttggaacggcatgagggtgagtaaatgatgacagaatcttcatttttgggtcaaatatCCCTTTACGTTGGTGGGCCGTTAAGAAGCATTCCTTCACCTTCAGGTTAACAACTGGAAGTAAAAGCATTGTTACAGATTGCCAATATCTGACCTCATAATTCTTATGTGAAATGTAATTCAtgactgtttttaaaataatgtaattctCTAACAGTtttacatccatatttttttcttgctcGATGCCAAAAGAACACTTTTTAGTGTTGAAGTTTTTAGAGTGAGAGCTTGTGAGTTCAGTGAACTTAAACGTACACCTTGTGTAGAAAGTAAAGATTTATTCATTCTTTGTGGCTACCATGCTTGATTGTTCTCTcattcttccttccttccttccgtcCCTCTCTTTTTGGATTTTTCAGAAAGGAATGATTTGTTGGGAGGTTCAGCAGTGGCGTAGATGATGAGGTTACTGTGTCTTTGGTGTTGGCGTGTATCCTTAACTTTGCACAGTGACTGAGGTCTATGTTCGGTTGTCTATTAGGTCTTCTGTGCTCGGTACTGCACGGAAAGTCCTAAAGCCACTCATTTTTTCTACCGTTTTGTCACGTGTGCCTTGCGTGAGTGTGTTTTGCATGTGAAAGACTAGACCTGTTATTTCTTGTGTTTCAGATCGCCTGTATTAAAATGTTCCTCATGGCGCCCATTAGATTTGGAGCTCTTATCTACAGCCTTGGAGTTTCTAAACAAATAATCCTATTGAGTAACCATTGGATGTCCTTTCAAGTGTTGCTTGGGATTAACAGAGGAAATTAATCGCAAAAGTTTTTCGTTCAAAAGATATTTGAAAAAATTAGAACGGAAGATTGGAAAAAAATAGTGTGttcaaaaaggaaaaaataaaagttaaattagtaagagttaaaaaaaaaatttttatttgTACTTGCATCAAACAGGCTaaggtgtatgtgtgtgtgtgtgcttgtttttgtgaaatatcaggacacacgtgtataatgacatgggtatgacataggtattacaaggagagggtgaaatatgagggcATAACCCATGcccccatttttcaaaatgcttataaatcatacaggatgagtttttttgagaaagtaaaaatgcagaatgtttcttgtgatgggtaggttaaggggcaggggcagtgtagggggattgaaaatatggtttgtaaagtataaaaatacctatggaatgtccccacatttcacaaaaacaaatgtgtgtgcgcACGTGCGCTGGTGTGGCTCTCTCAGCGTGTTGACCAGGCCTCTTTTCAAAGCCTAATTGGGTTTGGGACTGGGGTAATTGCCTGTGACAGAATCTAGCTATCACATCTTGCATTGTTTGATAGACTGATGAGTCTCATGAGTTTCCTTTGCCCTCTAAACCTCCTTTTAACATACATTTCTTCTGAAAGTATTAGATGTTTATCAGTGAGTCAATTTGTCTCTTGACTCTAAGATTGGTTCGCAACATAATTGGTTAAGTTATTAACAAGATAAAAATGACAGCGACAAAAATACATATGCTGTTATTACAAAATCCTTGTTACCAAACTGACTACTTGTTAGATCTCTAGCAGTGTTAATTATTGACTTTATATTTTAACAAGTAAATCTGGACAGTTCTTGTCCTTTGTTTCAATGCGTCTGTCTCACACGACATCATGTATTTGACAAGGTTTGTTGACAAGGATATAGAAGACCGATTCAGTAACAAACAGAATACGAATTTTCattaatttgttcattttggTTATGACTGATAAAGGGataaattgtgtgtgtatgaatgtgtgtatgaAAGCGCGTGTGCATGTTTTTATTCTTGATGTAAGGCAAACATTGTGCAAATTTGGATGTTCCAGTGATGTGCATTTATGTGTTAAAGTTGAATCCTCAACTTCACAACAaactaatttatatattttagatgcaGAATTGTGTTATGAGTGGACTTGGTGTCAAAGTccaagtttattttattttccatttcAGTAAGCAGACATCTATGCTCACTGCCTTAAATTTCATCCACTCTGTGTCTGTGGcatgttttatggggaaaaaaagatttttaagatGTGGAAGACATATTGTACAGTAGACCAATGTCAGTTTGTATAAAGtactaagtaaaaaaaatatttattacatGCATTGAAAGAAATTGTTTACCTATTGAATGTTACATGTTTATGTAGAGACATTTAGATGTAATAAAATGCATTGAGTTAACTTTGGCTTTTGTCTTGGTTGAGATGTATGATGTGTATAAGGTTTATAtttctttttgttcatttgcaCTTTCCTTTACATTAGAGCTGAATAGCTCGGCTAATTTAACTTGCTCACTGATAAGTAACTTGCGCTGTAAGATGGACATAAGACATTTGGGTTGAATGCCTTATTGTTCAGTAATAAAGGTCAGACAAGCCCGAATCAATCTTTAGAAAGGTGAGGATTCTAAATCGAGAACTGTCCAGGTGCCTGTTCATATTTCAGAAACAATGTATCTGGGGCAACAAACTTTGACCCAGTTTTAATTCGCAAAGATTTAAGATTACatgaaatgttttaatgttgttgttttttatgaaTTGTAAAACCTAGACATAAGGAGGCTAACCAACCAAATCTCACTTTCTCACAAATTTGACCTTCAATTCACTACTCATTCTGATAAAGCATTTGAAATCTTTCCTACCTTTAAAACAAATCCTTTAGAACAAATCATTAATCCACGTGAATTCTCTCACTTAACTGTAATGTCAGATCCCCTTGTCAGGGTGTATTATTGCATTAATGTGACAGTGAATTTAAGCATCTAAACCAAAGGGAAAACTGGTGTATATTTAGAAGTGAACAGCAGATGGCAGTGAAAACTTACCAAGCCGACAAGATCCACCTGCTCCCTTGCAACTCCACGCGGTTTAAACCAAACCCGgtttaataaaacatgttttttttgtttgtttgttttttttacattctttaCTTTGCTATGTTTATGCTTTCATTGCTATTTTGAGCATTacaaattatacagtaaaagcGGGAGCAAGGTTTTCTATACGTTTACTCGGCGTCGTCCTGTCAATCAAATGGGAAGACGAATCATTTCTCTCGATGGGCGGGAACATTTAAAAAGCGCCCGACATAAATTCTAGAGCGCGCCGCATTGGGCTCATAGTTTTAGCACCTAGAACTTGTTTACAGGCATTAACGATCAGTGATGTTTTGTcagttaacatttaaaaatcctAAAGTTACGCAATTAATGTGATTCAACTATAGGCCTACTAATTATAGTACATTAATCTAAATACATATCATCTGTCGTCATGGGCAACACTGAAGTTGTGAAATCGCTGGATGTAATGGGAGACAGTAATCAGAGTGGTGTAATCAACAGATCCATCAGTGATCGCGAACGCTTTAAAAGCCTGGAAGACATTGACGTGAGCGCCGACGGGAGTCCGGTGTTGAGGTGCTTGATCTCCATCACCTACTCCGTGGTTTGCGTAGTAGGTTTGGTTGGAAACCTGCTGGTCTTCTTCTTTATTCGCGTGAGACAAGAAAGACGCACGTCCAAAATAAACTTTTTCATCCTCAATTTGGCCGTGACAGATTTTCAGTTTGTGTTGACTTTGCCTTTCTGGGCCGTGGACACGGCGTTGGACTTCAGCTGGCCGTTTGGAGACGCCATGTGTAAGATTATCCTCTCGGTGACCGTGATGAACATGTACGCGAGCGTCTTCTTCCTGACCGCGATGAGCATCACACGGTACTGGTCAGTGGCTTCAGCTCTGAAGGACCGCAGCAGACAGACCAGCTGCTCCATCAGGTGGGTCAGCGTCGTCCTGTGGTCTCTGGCCACCGCGGCCACCGCGCCAACGTCTATTTTCTCCACAGTCACTAACGTGGCCGGAGAAAAACTTTGTTTGTTGCGGTTCCCCGACGGACAGTATTGGTTGGCAGTCTATCATCTCCAGAAAATACTAATCGCTTTTATTTTGCCAATGGCAATAGTCTCCATCAGTTACCTGCTGCTGTTGAGGCTCATCCGACAGCGGAGCATGAAGAGCAACTCAAAACGAAGAACGCAAGTCACAAAGTCCGTCACCATAGTAGTCTTGTCGTTCTTCCTCTGCTGGATGCCCAATCATGCCATAACGTTTTGGGGCGTGCTGGTGAAATTCAATGTGGTGTATTGGGATAAGTCATACTATATCGTTCATACCTATGTGTTTCCGGTGACTGTGTGCCTGGCGCACGCAAACAGCTGCTTAAATCCACTCATTTACTGTCTGATGCGCAAAGAGTTCAGGAAAAAACTAAAGCACCTGTTTCTCCGAGTCTGAAAAACAAGTGCACGTGCACCCCGCGCGACTTAATCCTGTGGAACAAACGTGTTTAGGCCCGAAAGGTAACTTTCGTTCTTTAATTAGGCTACTCCACCTCATGTTTTCCAAACCTTTTTCCTTTTTCTAGTGGAGCTCACAAGGAGGTCAGTTCACAGGTTTTGGGACAACAGGGTGAGTATAGCCTAAATAAGGACAGAATTGTTATTTTCGGTGAACTGCCTCAACATGTGCGTGGTGTAGGCTACATCAATTTTATTGaatttgtgtgtatgtatttgtcTTTGTATTAAGCGTATTCTTGTGGAACAATTGTGTTCAAATAAGCTAATTGCCAATATAAAATGTTACATTACTTTTGCGTTAAAACCAAAATTTTAAAAACTCAGCTAAATTAAATTTAGTGGCACAATACCTTTCAATGCACTATTTAACAATTACTTATCAGCTTagcatttgtttatttattttattacagtatTGTACACTTTAGTTCTAAATTCCAAGGTTACTTGTTTAGgctactgtatatatatatatatatatatatatatatatatatatatatatatatatatatatatatatatgtatatgtatatgtatgtatattatctgttaaagtaaaatattataatagccTAAATTAAAATCTGATTTAGTAAACGCAGACTATATAAGAGACCAGGGTTGTTGTCGGGGAGGATTACGCCTCAGTAAGTATTAGGCATTGACCGTTGAGTCAAAAGTCCAGTTACACAAAATGTGTTTTCCTTATTAGTGTTTTTGTATGttggttttaaatgttttgtggcTTTGTGTTTTCAGGAGTATTTTGCATAAATGTTAGGCCAGGGCAAGTTGCCTCGTGTTCTACATACACATTTACACAGCATATTAATTTTGGTTTGATATTGTAAGATGTTACCATTCACATTTTtgcaattaaatacattttgttgcATATTATTGTACTGTTTAAATCTAGCTGTGAATCCTATAATAGGCTGTTTACTGGCCAGTTTCATTGTGAAATTCAGTAGCCTTAGAAATATTAATCAGTGTAAACATTGTGATGACAACTAGCCCCAGTCTCCCCTATGTAGCTTTTTCATCATATTCCATTtagaattattaaataaaatacacattcTCACCATTTAACATCAGTGTTTGGATACGACCTCAGATTGGATTGCTTCCCATATCCAGTCTTTTCTCATTCTCAGTTAGCATTGCTGACAGACACTCCCACAAGCTCCCAGCCAAGACACCTGATCAGAGCCTTGTGAATCAAAGCATCCTGGAATTCAGTAGGCAAAAAACTAAGCAGAAATGCGTTTCATTTAGTCGAGCAAGGCCATATCAGTTtcttcagaacatgtttttgtgtGCTGTAGAAATGACAGCTTTGCGGCATGCAGTTAATTACCCAGAAAGGGCGGTCTGGTTCATAACTGATGAGAATGCTTAACGTCTTGTTAAATTGTGGTTGCTTTAAATCACTTACATAGTAGGCTAATGATGGTCATTTGCAGGCAATTTGGAAGATTCGAAAAGACAGTACATCTGCTGCTGTTTACCGTCGCACTCACACAGGAGCCTTTTAATGGACACCCGGCACACAATTGATGCTCTTGCACTTAACATGTCCTGTTGGTTATGATGAGTCACACTCCTGTGTATAGACTGTAGATGGCAATGGACTTTGAGGAACAGTCTGGTCGGCAGtcagtttttttccccactgaAGACTAACCAAAAGTAtcctttaaaaacaaatcagtaaCCACAGTTATGGCTCCTATAACTCTTCTGCTCTCATTTTATGTGTGCACTTACACAGTAAATGTCATTTGAATACTATATGAAACAGAAACAAGTCAAATAAAAATTCTGCATGTGTCATTGAAGGTCCTGTTTGTGTACACACTGTGTGTCTATTCAAAGTCGCTTTGACCAGTACTGCTGCTACTAACAAACCCCTTCATtatattttgctttttttgtgcGATGTGGTCACATGAGGTGGTATGCAATGGACTACCTTCCCTTTCTGTTAAACGTCTATTTGTTTCATTCAGGATTTATACTGCATGCTCTAtggatggaaagctaccagtTTGCCTATGGATGTTTGTCAATATTACAAAACTCGCTTTGGTTTCCCGCTGAGTGTGCTGATATAATCAGATCCCCACTGTTAACAGGATTTCCTGCGGAGACAAGGTTTCCTATTACCGAATGAGTTAGGAGTTATGTTATACTAGTCACTTTTTAATGCACATCATCATATCAACATATTCATTCCCATTATGATCTAGATAAGAATTTTACCCACATTGAAATTTAATTTGCACCCTTGGATTCCGCCCACAGCATTTCAGCATTGCTGTCTGCCTCGGGACTTATTCAGTCACAATAAACCAATAAGTAGAAGTGAATGTACTTTGTGCATGTATAACAGACTTGCTTGTATTTTTGTACAGTTATTATCTCTGTTGTTGTGATTTCTTCTCATTATAAGGCCTGGTTGTCTGACCTTTTTAAATGAAAGGTGAAATATGTTGAAtcatgtctgttttgttttgaccTTTGTAGTGATACTTCAAAATCTGATGTGACAATGACTCAATAAATTCTTAAAAGTACATATACTTTGAACAAGCATTcaaaatacaatatattttcaaCAACCattatgtattttcaatatcCATCACGAAATTATTTCAAACAATTAAGAGACTAGTTAAGCATGGACTTTATttgcatataaataaatgaaagatGTGGTTGATGTTTCAGACTGACCACACAATACATGGATCCTTGTTCACCGTCCACAGTGATAAGGATTTCATAAACCTTATTCCAGGTATTTTATTAGTGTGTAAGTGTGTTACCTGGGAATTGAACTCATGACAATGGTGATGTTAGTACCTGTTTCAATCAATTGAGCCACGATAAAAATGGCCAGCAGCATTAATATGTCATGCTTGTTAAGGAGATTATTTAAGCACTTCACTAAACCCTGTGAACTTGCCCTCTTGATCCCATCCCAAGCCCCTCTACACTGAGATAGCTCTGGTTCCCTACTTAACATAATTCTGCCAACATGATAAAATATAAACCAGGCTTGCCTCTTCCTTCAATGACTACTGCTGTGGAATGAAAACACGATGCCATACATCAAACCCacgtgttgttgttttttcttcctttttgtGTGTCTTGCAAATGTGATCTCAAAGGGTCCACATCCCTTTCTGATACCTCAAGCCTAAACTTGATAAGAGTGAATTATTCTTCTTTCCAGCTAAAATTCACCTGATCATATTTCTTACTAGCTGAAGGTCACACAGGTGTTGCCTAGGAGTGTTGAAACACTTACTGTCATCCTGGACAAGTCACAGTTTGTAAAAATCTAATTTTACTGAAATAATACTGATCAGTTGTACTGATCAATTTATTGAATTTTATAGCATATAAAGTTcccaaataaacaaaacatggTGAATGTTACATCAATGTTAATTATTTGTCATTGTAATGtatcatttattatattttatttagagtTTGAGATATGGCCGTCAACAATCTTTCAGTGGCAGATTATTAATAACTGAACTGAGGTCTTTTACCAAATTATTCTGTTAATATTATTGTGACAGTATTTTGTCCAGGAAACAAATTTGCCAGCAAAAGAGCCAGATTTCCTGCTAAATAACTGAGGTT includes these proteins:
- the rxfp3.3a1 gene encoding relaxin-3 receptor 1, whose translation is MGNTEVVKSLDVMGDSNQSGVINRSISDRERFKSLEDIDVSADGSPVLRCLISITYSVVCVVGLVGNLLVFFFIRVRQERRTSKINFFILNLAVTDFQFVLTLPFWAVDTALDFSWPFGDAMCKIILSVTVMNMYASVFFLTAMSITRYWSVASALKDRSRQTSCSIRWVSVVLWSLATAATAPTSIFSTVTNVAGEKLCLLRFPDGQYWLAVYHLQKILIAFILPMAIVSISYLLLLRLIRQRSMKSNSKRRTQVTKSVTIVVLSFFLCWMPNHAITFWGVLVKFNVVYWDKSYYIVHTYVFPVTVCLAHANSCLNPLIYCLMRKEFRKKLKHLFLRV